In the Kribbella sp. NBC_00482 genome, one interval contains:
- a CDS encoding LLM class F420-dependent oxidoreductase: MLLRIFTEPQQGASYDDLLAVARKTEENGFDAFFRSDHYLVMGDNDGLPGPTDSWITLAGLARETKRIKLGTLVSSATFRNPGVLAISVAQVDQMSGGRAELGLGAGWYEAEHKAYGLDFPDTPGRFDLLTEQLELITGLWDTPVGEKYDFQGEHYQISDSPALPKPVQQPHPPIIVGGAGKKRTPALSAKYAAEFNAGFRGVEETSILFKRVQAACTDIGRDPKTLALSTAHTVVVGKDDAEVKQRAEAIGRDVEDLKANAIAGTTAEVVDRLGQFAAVGSQRQYVQIMDLQDLDHLDLIAAEVLPQVS, translated from the coding sequence ATGCTTCTCAGGATCTTCACCGAACCTCAGCAGGGCGCGTCGTACGACGACCTTCTCGCGGTCGCCCGCAAGACGGAGGAGAACGGGTTCGACGCGTTCTTCCGCTCCGACCACTACCTCGTCATGGGCGACAACGACGGCCTCCCGGGCCCGACCGACTCGTGGATCACGCTGGCCGGCCTGGCACGTGAGACCAAGCGGATCAAGCTCGGCACGCTGGTCAGCTCCGCGACGTTCCGCAACCCCGGCGTACTGGCGATCTCGGTCGCGCAGGTCGACCAGATGAGCGGCGGCCGCGCCGAACTCGGGCTCGGCGCCGGTTGGTACGAAGCCGAGCACAAGGCGTACGGCCTCGACTTCCCCGACACCCCCGGCCGCTTCGACCTCCTCACCGAACAGCTCGAACTGATCACCGGCCTCTGGGACACCCCGGTCGGCGAGAAGTACGACTTCCAGGGCGAGCACTACCAGATCAGCGACTCCCCGGCGCTGCCGAAGCCGGTCCAGCAGCCGCACCCGCCGATCATCGTCGGCGGCGCGGGCAAGAAGCGGACGCCGGCCCTGTCCGCGAAGTACGCCGCCGAGTTCAACGCCGGCTTCCGCGGTGTGGAGGAGACCTCGATCCTCTTCAAGCGTGTCCAGGCGGCCTGCACCGACATCGGCCGCGACCCGAAGACGCTCGCCCTCTCCACCGCGCACACCGTGGTGGTCGGCAAGGACGACGCCGAGGTGAAGCAGCGGGCCGAGGCGATCGGCCGCGACGTCGAGGACCTCAAGGCGAACGCCATCGCGGGGACGACGGCCGAGGTCGTGGACCGGCTGGGTCAGTTCGCGGCCGTCGGATCGCAGCGTCAGTACGTCCAGATCATGGATCTGCAGGACCTCGACCACCTCGACCTGATCGCGGCGGAGGTTCTTCCACAGGTTTCCTAA
- the acnA gene encoding aconitate hydratase AcnA has product MASVDSFGAKGALEVNGQSYEIFRLAGIEGADTLPYSLKVLLENLLRTEDGANITAEHITKLGNWDQNAAPDTEIQFTPARVIMQDFTGVPCVVDLATMREAVGELGGDPTKINPLAPAELVIDHSVIIDVFGTPDAFERNVEFEYGRNRERYQFLRWGQTAFDEFKVVPPGTGIVHQVNIEHLARTVMVRNGQAYPDTCVGTDSHTTMVNGLGVLGWGVGGIEAEAAMLGQPVSMLIPKVVGFKLTGSVPAGATATDVVLTITQMLRKHGVVGKFVEFYGDGVAAVPLANRATIGNMSPEFGSTCAIFPIDDVTLEYLRLTGRADDEVALVEAYAKEQGLWHNPAVEPRFSEYLELDLSTVVPSIAGPKRPQDRVALSEAKEGFRGALTDYATEELDVDPSETGSFPASDAPNGHGNVNDEPHVPHGSGNGRPSKKTKISLDGQEVELDHGHVVIASITSCTNTSNPSVMLAAALLAKNAVDKGLASKPWVKTSLAPGSKVVTDYYDKAGVTPYLEKLGFHLVGYGCTTCIGNSGPLPEAVSAGVQEADLAVVSVLSGNRNFEGRINPDVKMNYLASPPLVIAYALAGTMDFDFETDALGKDTDGNDVFLRDIWPSADEVERTIASSINKEMFTKDYADVFAGDERWQSLPTPEGKTFAWDSESTYVRKPPYFEGMAKDPSPVTDIAGARVLAKLGDSVTTDHISPAGSIKADSPAGTYLAEHGVDRKDFNSYGSRRGNHEVMIRGTFANIRLRNQIAPGTEGGFTRDFTKDDAPVTSIYEAAQSYAEAGTPLVILAGKEYGSGSSRDWAAKGTALLGAKAVITESFERIHRSNLIGMGVLPLQYPEGENAESLGLTGEETFDITGVTALNDGAIPRTVHVKVTAVDGGVQEFDAVVRIDTPGEADYYRNGGILQYVLRSLIAG; this is encoded by the coding sequence ATGGCGAGCGTCGACAGCTTCGGTGCCAAGGGGGCACTCGAGGTCAACGGACAGTCGTACGAGATCTTCAGGTTGGCGGGCATCGAGGGTGCGGACACGCTGCCGTACTCGCTGAAGGTCCTGCTGGAGAACCTGCTGCGCACCGAGGACGGCGCGAACATCACCGCCGAGCACATCACCAAGCTCGGCAACTGGGACCAGAACGCGGCCCCGGACACCGAGATCCAGTTCACCCCGGCCCGGGTGATCATGCAGGACTTCACCGGCGTCCCGTGCGTGGTCGACCTGGCCACGATGCGCGAGGCCGTCGGCGAGCTCGGCGGTGACCCGACCAAGATCAACCCGCTGGCGCCGGCCGAGCTGGTCATCGACCACTCGGTCATCATCGACGTGTTCGGTACGCCGGACGCGTTCGAGCGCAACGTCGAGTTCGAGTACGGGCGGAACCGCGAGCGGTACCAGTTCCTCCGCTGGGGCCAGACCGCGTTCGACGAGTTCAAGGTCGTCCCGCCGGGCACCGGCATCGTGCACCAGGTGAACATCGAGCACCTGGCCCGTACCGTGATGGTCCGCAACGGCCAGGCGTACCCCGACACCTGTGTCGGCACCGACAGCCACACCACGATGGTGAACGGCCTCGGCGTGCTCGGCTGGGGCGTCGGCGGCATCGAGGCCGAGGCCGCGATGCTCGGCCAGCCGGTGTCGATGCTGATCCCGAAGGTCGTCGGCTTCAAGCTCACCGGGTCCGTCCCGGCCGGCGCGACCGCGACCGACGTGGTGCTGACGATCACCCAGATGCTGCGCAAGCACGGTGTGGTCGGCAAGTTCGTCGAGTTCTACGGCGACGGCGTCGCGGCGGTCCCGCTGGCGAACCGCGCCACGATCGGCAACATGAGCCCGGAGTTCGGCTCCACCTGCGCGATCTTCCCGATCGACGACGTCACCCTGGAGTACCTGCGCCTGACCGGCCGCGCCGACGACGAGGTCGCTCTCGTCGAGGCCTACGCCAAGGAGCAGGGCCTGTGGCACAACCCGGCCGTCGAGCCGCGTTTCTCGGAGTACCTCGAGCTCGACCTGTCGACTGTCGTACCGTCGATCGCCGGCCCGAAGCGGCCGCAGGACCGGGTCGCGCTGAGCGAGGCCAAGGAAGGCTTCCGCGGCGCGCTGACCGACTACGCCACCGAAGAGCTCGACGTCGACCCGTCGGAGACCGGTAGCTTCCCGGCCAGCGACGCCCCGAACGGCCACGGCAACGTGAACGACGAGCCGCACGTGCCACACGGCAGCGGCAACGGCCGCCCGTCGAAGAAGACCAAGATCTCCTTGGACGGCCAGGAGGTCGAGCTCGACCACGGCCACGTCGTGATCGCCTCGATCACCTCCTGCACCAACACGTCGAACCCGTCCGTCATGCTCGCCGCGGCGCTGCTGGCGAAGAACGCGGTCGACAAGGGCCTGGCGTCGAAGCCGTGGGTGAAGACGTCGCTCGCGCCGGGGTCGAAGGTCGTCACCGACTACTACGACAAGGCCGGCGTCACGCCGTACCTGGAGAAGCTCGGCTTCCACCTGGTCGGGTACGGCTGCACCACCTGCATCGGCAACTCGGGCCCGCTGCCCGAGGCTGTCTCGGCCGGGGTCCAGGAAGCCGACCTCGCTGTCGTGAGTGTGCTGTCCGGCAACCGGAACTTCGAGGGCCGGATCAACCCCGACGTGAAGATGAACTACCTCGCGTCGCCGCCGCTGGTGATCGCGTACGCGCTGGCCGGCACCATGGATTTCGACTTCGAGACCGATGCCCTGGGCAAGGACACCGACGGCAACGACGTGTTCCTGCGCGACATCTGGCCGAGCGCCGACGAGGTCGAGCGGACCATCGCGAGCTCGATCAACAAGGAGATGTTCACCAAGGACTACGCCGACGTGTTCGCCGGTGACGAGCGCTGGCAGTCGCTGCCGACGCCGGAGGGCAAGACGTTCGCGTGGGACAGCGAGTCGACGTACGTCCGGAAGCCTCCGTACTTCGAGGGTATGGCGAAGGACCCGTCGCCGGTCACCGACATCGCCGGTGCCCGCGTGCTGGCCAAGCTGGGCGACTCGGTCACCACCGACCACATCTCCCCGGCCGGCTCGATCAAGGCGGACAGCCCCGCGGGCACGTACCTCGCGGAGCACGGCGTCGACCGCAAGGACTTCAACTCGTACGGTTCCCGCCGGGGCAACCACGAGGTGATGATCCGCGGCACGTTCGCGAACATTCGGCTGCGCAACCAGATCGCGCCGGGCACCGAGGGCGGCTTCACGCGCGACTTCACCAAGGACGACGCGCCCGTGACGAGCATCTACGAGGCCGCTCAGTCGTACGCCGAAGCCGGGACGCCGCTGGTGATCTTGGCCGGCAAGGAGTACGGCTCGGGGTCCTCGCGGGACTGGGCCGCGAAGGGTACGGCGCTGCTCGGCGCGAAGGCCGTCATCACCGAGTCCTTCGAGCGGATCCACCGGTCGAACCTGATCGGCATGGGCGTGCTGCCGCTGCAGTACCCGGAGGGTGAGAACGCGGAGTCCCTCGGCCTGACCGGCGAGGAGACCTTCGACATCACCGGCGTGACCGCGCTGAACGACGGCGCGATCCCGCGCACGGTCCACGTCAAGGTCACCGCGGTCGACGGCGGCGTGCAGGAGTTCGACGCGGTCGTCCGCATCGACACCCCGGGCGAGGCCGACTACTACCGCAACGGCGGCATCCTGCAGTACGTCCTCCGGTCGCTGATCGCCGGCTGA
- a CDS encoding class I SAM-dependent RNA methyltransferase, whose amino-acid sequence MTDENSLVGAVVELEVGPVAHGGHCVARHEGQVVFVRHALPGELVHARITEQTAKYLRADAVQVLTPSPQRIEPPCPYAGPGQCGGCDFQHANIVEQRRLKATVVSDTLRRIGGIERTIVMESPGDDGLGWRTRMRYAVVDERPGMYAHRSHDLIPIDQCLLAHPGTPDVLSSRWPGVSSVQAVVSSEGKSSVLTDQEPGERLVEVVRDRRFLVEAGGFWQVHPAAPETLVDAVLSGLEPAAGETALDLYSGVGLFAAFLAEAGCPVLAIEGDKDAVRNARRNLHDLDGVTLENGDVDRVLNAAAGQGLEHVDLVVLDPPRTGAGKDVVRRIAALGPRRVAYVACDPAALARDLKTFGRLGYGIASLRAFDLFGMTHHIECVAILEPVDSEVASPGGLG is encoded by the coding sequence GTGACAGACGAGAACAGTCTGGTCGGGGCGGTAGTCGAGCTGGAGGTAGGTCCAGTCGCACACGGGGGACACTGTGTCGCCCGGCACGAGGGGCAGGTGGTCTTCGTCCGGCATGCGCTGCCGGGGGAGCTGGTGCATGCCCGGATCACGGAACAGACAGCCAAGTACCTGCGGGCCGACGCGGTCCAGGTGCTCACGCCGTCCCCGCAACGGATCGAGCCGCCGTGCCCGTACGCCGGACCGGGCCAGTGCGGCGGGTGTGACTTCCAGCACGCCAACATCGTCGAGCAGCGGCGGCTGAAGGCGACGGTCGTGTCGGACACGCTCCGGCGGATCGGTGGGATCGAGCGGACCATCGTGATGGAGTCGCCGGGGGACGACGGGCTCGGCTGGCGGACGCGGATGCGGTACGCCGTCGTGGACGAGCGGCCCGGTATGTACGCGCACCGCTCCCACGACCTGATCCCGATCGACCAGTGCCTGCTCGCGCACCCGGGGACGCCGGACGTGCTGAGCTCACGGTGGCCGGGCGTGTCGTCGGTGCAGGCGGTGGTGTCCTCCGAGGGCAAGAGCTCCGTACTGACCGACCAAGAGCCGGGGGAGCGGCTGGTCGAGGTGGTGCGTGACCGGCGGTTCCTGGTGGAGGCCGGTGGGTTCTGGCAGGTCCACCCGGCGGCGCCGGAGACGCTGGTGGACGCCGTACTGAGCGGGCTGGAGCCTGCTGCCGGTGAGACCGCGCTCGACCTGTACTCGGGCGTCGGGCTGTTCGCGGCGTTCCTGGCCGAGGCCGGGTGCCCCGTGCTGGCCATCGAGGGCGACAAGGACGCGGTCCGGAACGCCCGGCGGAACCTGCACGACCTGGACGGCGTGACGCTGGAGAACGGCGACGTCGACCGGGTCCTGAACGCGGCGGCAGGCCAGGGCCTCGAGCACGTGGACCTCGTCGTCCTCGACCCGCCCCGGACCGGCGCCGGGAAGGACGTCGTACGGCGGATCGCGGCGCTCGGACCGCGGCGGGTGGCGTACGTCGCCTGCGATCCGGCGGCACTGGCCCGCGACCTGAAGACGTTCGGACGCCTCGGGTACGGGATCGCCTCGCTGCGCGCCTTCGACCTCTTCGGGATGACCCACCACATCGAATGCGTCGCCATCCTCGAGCCTGTGGACAGTGAAGTGGCCAGTCCTGGAGGGCTCGGGTAG
- a CDS encoding Na+/H+ antiporter → MHIAIEVVALVAVVAAVAALARRIGISAPLLLVVIGIAASYLPFIPRVELEPEVVLVGFLPPLLYSAAIKTSLVDFSKHRRSIGLLSVGLVAFTALGVGVVAWWLLGRVAESIGQEPLPFWAAFAIGAVVAPPDAVAATAIAKRVGLPRRVVTILEGESLMNDATALVCLRTAIGAAVVAPTVWDVSLDFLRAAGGGVLVGIVVTFVLAKIRRRFTDPVLDTTLSLTAPFIAYIAAENHYVHASGVLAVVVTGLFLGHKAPIIQSAKSRMSERTNWRTFQFLLENTVFLLIGLQTRWILDDLTESPLPTWLIATTTVAVFVAVILLRPIWVIPTTMLSRRFLGPSRPGPVSRSALIVVSWAGMRGVVTLAAVFTLPEDTPHREVLVFIALAVTAGTLLVQGSTLPWLVRRLRLPGPDPAEDALQEAAVLQGAHRAAIAKLDEISAPTDPPAILDVLRQRGEARAQAAWERLGRPETEYETPSEAYRRLRIAMLEAERAHILKVRDAGLVADEVLQRAQNALDIEESILDRDEDDDVGGRSEDLRPKTTSAACEHLEQAPVVVTPNTPDGCEECLADGGSWVHLRLCLGCGHVGCCDSSVMKHASKHNAQTKHPVMRSFEPGETWRWCFADEKLG, encoded by the coding sequence GTGCATATCGCGATCGAGGTCGTGGCCCTCGTCGCCGTCGTCGCGGCGGTCGCCGCGCTGGCGCGACGGATAGGGATCTCGGCCCCTCTGCTGCTGGTCGTCATCGGGATCGCCGCGTCGTACCTGCCGTTCATCCCGCGGGTCGAACTCGAGCCCGAGGTCGTACTGGTCGGGTTCCTGCCGCCGCTGCTCTACTCGGCCGCGATCAAGACCAGCCTGGTCGACTTCTCCAAGCACCGGCGGTCCATCGGGCTGCTGTCGGTCGGCTTGGTCGCGTTCACCGCACTCGGTGTCGGCGTCGTCGCCTGGTGGCTGCTCGGTCGGGTCGCGGAGTCGATCGGCCAGGAACCGCTGCCGTTCTGGGCCGCGTTCGCGATCGGCGCCGTCGTCGCGCCACCCGACGCGGTCGCCGCGACCGCGATCGCCAAACGGGTCGGCCTCCCCCGCCGCGTGGTGACGATCCTCGAGGGCGAGAGCCTGATGAACGACGCGACCGCGCTGGTCTGTTTGCGTACGGCGATCGGTGCCGCCGTGGTCGCGCCGACCGTGTGGGACGTCAGCCTCGACTTCCTGCGGGCGGCCGGCGGCGGGGTGCTGGTCGGCATCGTGGTGACGTTCGTGCTGGCCAAGATCCGGCGCCGGTTCACCGATCCGGTGCTGGACACCACGCTCAGCCTGACCGCGCCGTTCATCGCGTACATCGCGGCCGAGAACCACTACGTCCACGCGTCCGGCGTACTCGCGGTCGTCGTCACCGGCCTGTTCCTCGGCCACAAGGCGCCGATCATCCAGTCGGCGAAGTCGCGGATGTCGGAGCGGACCAACTGGCGGACGTTCCAGTTCCTGCTGGAGAACACGGTCTTCCTGCTGATCGGGCTGCAGACCCGGTGGATCCTCGACGATCTCACCGAGAGCCCGCTGCCGACGTGGCTGATCGCGACCACGACGGTCGCGGTGTTCGTCGCGGTGATTCTGCTGCGGCCGATCTGGGTGATCCCGACCACGATGCTGTCCCGGCGCTTCCTCGGCCCCTCGCGTCCCGGACCCGTTTCGCGCAGTGCGCTGATCGTGGTGTCGTGGGCCGGGATGCGCGGCGTGGTCACGCTGGCCGCGGTCTTCACGCTGCCCGAGGACACGCCGCATCGCGAGGTCCTCGTGTTCATCGCACTCGCCGTCACCGCGGGCACGCTGCTCGTCCAGGGCTCGACGCTGCCCTGGCTGGTACGTCGCCTGCGCCTGCCGGGACCGGATCCCGCGGAGGACGCGTTGCAGGAGGCCGCCGTACTGCAGGGAGCTCATCGGGCCGCGATCGCGAAGCTCGACGAGATCTCGGCGCCGACGGACCCGCCCGCGATTCTCGACGTACTGCGTCAGCGCGGCGAGGCGCGGGCACAGGCCGCGTGGGAGCGGCTGGGGCGGCCGGAGACCGAGTACGAGACGCCCAGCGAGGCGTACCGGCGGCTGCGGATCGCGATGCTCGAGGCCGAGCGCGCGCACATCCTGAAGGTCCGCGACGCCGGGCTGGTCGCCGACGAGGTGCTGCAGCGGGCGCAGAACGCGCTCGACATCGAGGAGTCGATCCTGGACCGCGACGAGGACGACGACGTCGGCGGGCGTTCCGAGGATCTGCGGCCGAAAACGACGAGTGCTGCGTGTGAGCACTTGGAGCAGGCGCCGGTCGTGGTCACGCCGAACACACCGGACGGCTGCGAGGAGTGCCTGGCCGACGGAGGCTCGTGGGTCCACCTGCGGCTGTGCCTGGGGTGCGGCCACGTCGGGTGCTGCGATTCGTCGGTGATGAAGCACGCCAGCAAGCACAATGCCCAGACCAAGCACCCGGTGATGCGCAGCTTCGAGCCGGGCGAGACGTGGCGCTGGTGCTTCGCCGACGAGAAGCTAGGTTGA
- a CDS encoding HIT family protein, which produces MADCLFCSIIAGTTPAQIVLDTPDVVGFLDVRPVFKGHTLIVPRTHVPTMVELPDELTVPLFGAARSVASAVRTAFDAQGSFVAVNNVVSQSVPHLHVHVVPRTKGDGLRGFFWPRTKYADDAEAEEYAGKLRAALDD; this is translated from the coding sequence ATGGCGGACTGTCTCTTCTGCTCCATCATCGCCGGTACGACGCCGGCGCAGATCGTGCTCGACACACCCGACGTCGTGGGATTCCTGGACGTCCGGCCGGTGTTCAAGGGCCACACGCTGATCGTGCCGCGGACACACGTGCCGACGATGGTCGAGCTGCCCGACGAGCTGACGGTGCCGCTGTTCGGAGCGGCCCGGTCGGTCGCGAGCGCCGTACGGACCGCGTTCGACGCGCAGGGATCGTTCGTTGCCGTGAACAACGTCGTGTCCCAGTCGGTGCCGCACCTGCACGTCCACGTCGTACCGCGGACGAAGGGCGACGGCCTGCGCGGCTTCTTCTGGCCGCGGACCAAGTACGCCGACGACGCCGAGGCCGAGGAGTACGCCGGGAAGCTACGCGCCGCTCTTGATGACTAG
- a CDS encoding CocE/NonD family hydrolase translates to MRRVLALLGVVALLLSPVIPAAASDTVTNGCVASVPEPGTTMPVRICYSLFKPATASAQHTVPLIFHSHGWGGSRTTDPAAFKAWLDAGFGVLSFDQRSFGQSTGVAHVMNPDYEGRDVVRLVDLVAGLDWVTKQRPGDPLIGAIGGSYGGGYQFAGAFTELRDRGRTRFDALAPEITWWDLKQSLAPQEAARTMWLTILFAGGGTHLPPAVSAAFVALIATGTWPVGKAGRDLDAFFAHNGPAWHVQQGRKLDLPVLFGQGISDNLFNLNEGLANFDRALTARARAKSIFVGYNGGHTLPSVVPPGYATAGDPCSIALGSPNFSSLSIRFMQLQLLHKSTGLTGFGTYHLSTADGRCLTQRNLTPNRRYPLGKIVAPTGVGLPVNLPIAKGPITIAGTPTLSADVYTVIPRSAAYFALSVGKNPLTAKVVQNNTMPLREKYTARGVRRTIELPSIAVDVPAGQNLYLTVAPIADMYAGQRGPLPGVMMLKNGSLSVHLAR, encoded by the coding sequence ATGCGTCGTGTGCTTGCTCTGCTCGGTGTCGTGGCACTGCTCCTGTCGCCGGTAATCCCAGCCGCTGCCTCGGACACAGTGACGAACGGATGCGTCGCGTCGGTCCCAGAGCCTGGTACGACGATGCCCGTACGGATCTGCTACTCGCTGTTCAAACCGGCGACCGCCTCGGCCCAGCACACCGTGCCGCTGATCTTCCACAGCCATGGGTGGGGCGGCAGCCGGACCACGGACCCGGCGGCGTTCAAGGCGTGGCTCGACGCGGGCTTCGGCGTGCTGAGCTTCGACCAGCGCAGCTTCGGCCAGAGCACCGGCGTCGCGCACGTGATGAACCCGGACTACGAGGGCCGCGACGTGGTGAGGCTCGTCGATCTGGTCGCGGGCCTGGACTGGGTGACGAAGCAACGGCCCGGTGATCCGCTGATCGGAGCCATCGGCGGGTCGTACGGCGGTGGGTACCAGTTCGCCGGCGCCTTCACCGAGCTGCGCGACCGCGGGCGGACCCGGTTCGACGCGCTCGCTCCGGAGATCACCTGGTGGGATCTCAAGCAGAGCCTCGCGCCGCAGGAGGCCGCCCGGACCATGTGGTTGACGATCCTGTTCGCGGGCGGCGGCACGCATCTGCCTCCCGCGGTGTCCGCCGCCTTCGTGGCGCTGATCGCGACCGGTACTTGGCCGGTGGGGAAGGCCGGGCGCGATCTCGACGCGTTCTTCGCGCACAACGGGCCGGCGTGGCACGTGCAGCAGGGCCGCAAACTCGACCTGCCGGTGCTGTTCGGCCAGGGCATCTCCGACAACCTGTTCAACCTGAACGAGGGGCTCGCGAACTTCGACCGGGCGCTCACCGCCCGCGCCCGGGCCAAGTCGATCTTCGTCGGGTACAACGGCGGCCACACGCTGCCCAGCGTCGTACCGCCCGGCTACGCGACCGCCGGCGACCCGTGCTCGATCGCACTCGGATCACCCAACTTCTCCAGCCTGTCGATCCGCTTCATGCAACTGCAACTCCTGCACAAGTCGACGGGCCTGACCGGCTTCGGCACGTACCACCTGTCGACCGCCGACGGTCGTTGCCTCACCCAACGGAACCTGACGCCGAACAGGCGGTACCCGCTCGGCAAGATCGTCGCGCCGACCGGCGTCGGCCTGCCCGTCAACCTGCCGATCGCGAAGGGCCCGATCACGATCGCCGGCACGCCCACGCTGAGCGCCGACGTCTACACGGTCATCCCGCGGTCGGCGGCGTACTTCGCGCTGAGCGTCGGCAAGAACCCGCTCACGGCGAAGGTCGTGCAGAACAACACGATGCCGCTGCGCGAGAAGTACACGGCCCGCGGCGTACGGCGCACGATCGAGCTGCCCTCGATCGCCGTCGACGTCCCGGCCGGCCAGAACCTCTACCTGACCGTCGCCCCGATTGCCGACATGTACGCCGGCCAACGCGGCCCGCTCCCCGGCGTGATGATGCTCAAGAACGGATCGCTCAGCGTTCACCTGGCTCGGTAG
- a CDS encoding GNAT family N-acetyltransferase: MHAASWGAAYAPLFPIEVAKAGVESRLTRWHSRIADGEGLIMLGFVGERPLALSWSKPSETRAGFAEIYSFYTHPDGWGSGVSAALMDATLRELREDRVHLWTLRDTAQSRRFYAKCGFTETGATQTRDFGDGNPLAQVEYELVIKSGA; encoded by the coding sequence GTGCATGCGGCGTCGTGGGGCGCTGCGTACGCGCCGCTCTTCCCGATCGAGGTCGCGAAGGCGGGTGTCGAGAGCCGGCTGACCCGGTGGCACTCGCGGATCGCGGACGGCGAAGGGCTGATCATGCTCGGGTTCGTAGGCGAGCGACCGCTGGCGCTGTCCTGGTCGAAGCCATCGGAGACCCGCGCCGGATTCGCCGAGATCTACAGTTTCTACACGCACCCCGACGGCTGGGGGAGTGGCGTCTCGGCCGCGCTGATGGATGCCACTCTCCGCGAGCTTCGGGAAGACCGCGTGCATCTGTGGACCCTGCGCGACACCGCGCAGTCCCGCCGCTTCTACGCCAAGTGCGGCTTCACCGAAACCGGAGCCACCCAGACCCGCGACTTCGGCGACGGCAATCCGCTCGCACAGGTGGAGTACGAGCTAGTCATCAAGAGCGGCGCGTAG
- a CDS encoding CPBP family intramembrane glutamic endopeptidase, whose translation MSQLTHTKPRPKLVEVLLADKHSIPLSIALHLVPGALIVAVYAFVAAPLVRAIDYPPFLAWAIALAVVLFPLLLGMAWLGKQATGRYCLRGGALQYLDRPVPRGKVSALIIGCLLWMTVVSLSLTPLDNFLYDNAFSWIHYAGTGDSATSYLNGYSQQKLLTTLLICGPFTGWFLPLIEEYYFRGFLLPRLSQLRGWAPFFNVFFFSVYHFWAPWTVLSKLVFLYPGIHLAWKKRDIRISIGMHPGSALLLTVVGVIAVAMGRTSL comes from the coding sequence ATGAGCCAACTCACGCACACCAAGCCCCGTCCGAAGTTGGTCGAGGTCCTCCTCGCCGACAAGCACTCGATCCCGCTGTCCATCGCGCTGCACCTGGTGCCCGGCGCTCTGATCGTCGCCGTCTACGCGTTCGTCGCGGCGCCGCTCGTCAGGGCGATCGACTACCCGCCGTTCCTGGCCTGGGCGATCGCCCTAGCGGTTGTCCTGTTCCCGCTCCTGCTGGGCATGGCCTGGCTGGGTAAGCAGGCAACCGGCCGATACTGCCTACGTGGCGGCGCCTTGCAGTACTTGGACCGCCCGGTCCCGCGCGGCAAGGTCTCCGCGCTGATCATCGGCTGCCTGCTGTGGATGACCGTCGTGTCGCTCTCGCTGACGCCGCTGGACAACTTTCTCTATGACAACGCCTTCTCGTGGATCCACTACGCGGGCACCGGCGACAGCGCCACGTCGTACCTGAACGGATACTCGCAGCAGAAGTTGCTGACCACGCTGCTCATCTGCGGCCCGTTCACCGGCTGGTTCCTGCCGCTCATCGAGGAGTACTACTTCCGCGGATTCCTGCTGCCCCGCCTGTCGCAGCTGCGCGGCTGGGCGCCGTTCTTCAACGTCTTCTTCTTCTCGGTGTACCACTTCTGGGCCCCGTGGACGGTCCTGTCGAAGCTCGTCTTCCTCTACCCCGGCATCCACCTGGCCTGGAAGAAGCGGGACATCCGGATCTCGATCGGCATGCACCCCGGCTCGGCGCTGCTGCTGACAGTGGTCGGCGTCATCGCCGTGGCGATGGGGCGTACGTCGCTGTAG
- a CDS encoding HEAT repeat domain-containing protein, translating into MADRESPRDVVRAACATYGEDVVVDWCVAFLTGEISGEAAYGAELPKLVAITGAENPGGWKAPVDPGNYYWIRVWAARVFLYVWRDDAVDALLVAAQDPAWRVREHVARITAQRELGQLVDALLPMLDHELPRVRAAAVRAVGAAGEYEHADAIRPLADDSDHTVRAAVERALATLEDRLDRPLD; encoded by the coding sequence ATGGCCGACCGGGAGTCACCGCGCGACGTCGTGCGGGCCGCGTGTGCGACGTACGGCGAGGATGTCGTGGTCGACTGGTGCGTTGCCTTCCTAACTGGTGAGATCTCGGGCGAGGCGGCGTACGGCGCTGAGCTGCCGAAGCTGGTGGCGATCACCGGGGCGGAGAATCCGGGTGGCTGGAAAGCGCCTGTTGATCCGGGCAACTACTACTGGATCCGGGTGTGGGCCGCTCGGGTGTTCCTGTATGTCTGGCGGGATGACGCGGTCGATGCGCTGCTGGTCGCGGCGCAGGATCCTGCTTGGCGGGTCCGGGAGCACGTCGCGCGGATCACCGCGCAGCGCGAGCTCGGCCAACTCGTCGACGCGCTCTTGCCGATGCTCGACCACGAGCTGCCGAGGGTTCGTGCGGCGGCCGTTCGCGCGGTCGGCGCCGCGGGGGAGTACGAGCACGCCGACGCGATCCGGCCGCTCGCCGACGATTCCGATCACACCGTCCGCGCCGCCGTCGAGCGCGCACTCGCGACCCTGGAGGACCGCCTTGACCGACCCCTCGATTGA